A single region of the Cyclopterus lumpus isolate fCycLum1 chromosome 16, fCycLum1.pri, whole genome shotgun sequence genome encodes:
- the zbtb7b gene encoding zinc finger and BTB domain-containing protein 7B isoform X2, whose amino-acid sequence MTSADLQAKDQRGGGRARGRRNPAPIFSWVYGPEVAMSPGEDGLIGIPFPEHSNELLSHLNDQRRTGLLCDLTLTSRGARYPTHRSVMAAVSLYFRGLFGAEEGAGEGGAGFSVCQLDCVAPDALDALLEFAYTATLTIPSSGMRDVLRGAQLLGIQCVADACRDILGETAEGLTTEEQRAQNAATERMAGGENRVERGSRRKMDKKKMRKVVSHHINSSVFNPPPASPISHPSPSSDSFRSLPSTQPPSPEQEELRAKSRQNGGPRGIRKPGKGATLNGGLLHWLHERPHIAQPPTALPLNDKLSEDEDMEAFGDDGMLMESTSVPTSVSDRGAEASAAGVGRKRKSQTPQQCPVCQKIIHGAGKLPRHMRTHTGEKPFQCSACGVRFTRNDKLKIHMRKHTGERPYPCPHCPARFLHSYDLKNHLSLHSGARPFECPLCHKAFAREDHLQRHRKGHSCLELRTRRPRRGAELGEDGRGDEGEREQSNPLEASSLQAHSSAFFPHMMLDGGSGSGVGPPLMFSGDVERERSIALQALAQLGPHRLAGYPELLLRSLEELAGGREAEREDPGGTRSPAGQRDRWPDEEEIGEKEEE is encoded by the exons ATGACCTCTGCTGACCTCCAAGCAAAGGACCAAAGAGGGGGGGGACGAGCGAGAGGCAGAAGAAATCCGGCACCCATCTTTTCCTGGGTTTATGGACCGGAG GTGGCAATGTCTCCAGGAGAGGACGGTCTGATTGGGATCCCCTTCCCGGAGCACAGCAACGAGCTCCTGTCCCATCTAAATGACCAGAGGAGGACGGGCCTTCTCTGTGACCTCACGCTGACATCCCGCGGGGCACGCTACCCGACTCACCGCTCTGTCATGGCTGCCGTCAGTCTCTACTTCCGCGGGCTGTTCGGGGCAGAGGAGGGGGCCGGCGAGGGCGGAGCAGGTTTCAGCGTGTGCCAGCTCGACTGCGTGGCACCCGACGCCCTGGACGCCCTTCTGGAGTTTGCCTACACTGCCACTCTGACCATCCCCAGCTCCGGGATGAGAGATGTGCTGCGAGGGGCTCAGCTTCTGGGCATCCAGTGTGTGGCTGACGCATGCAGAGACATCCTGGGGGAGACGGCGGAGGGGTTGAcgacagaggagcagagggcccAAAACGCAGCTACTGAGAGGATGGCGGGGGGAGAGAATAGGGTGGAGAGAGGGTCTCGAAGAAAAATGGACAAAAAGAAGATGAGAAAAGTTGTATCGCATCACATCAACTCCTCAGTTTTTAACCCACCACCCGCGTCTCCTATCTCGCACCCTTCACCTTCATCCGACAGCTTCCGCTCCCTGCCGTCGACCCAGCCTCCCAGCCCCGAACAGGAGGAGCTTCGCGCCAAATCCAGGCAGAACGGAGGTCCAAGAGGGATCCGAAAGCCAGGGAAAGGGGCCACACTAAATGGAGGGCTCCTTCACTGGCTGCATGAGCGCCCCCATATAGCCCAACCACCTACTGCCCTGCCCTTGAATGACAAGCTGTCAGAGGATGAGGACATGGAGGCTTTCGGTGACGACGGTATGCTGATGGAAAGCACCTCTGTACCTACCTCTGTCTCTGATCGAGGAGCAGAGGCCTCTGCAGCGGGAGttgggagaaagaggaagtctCAGACGCCCCAGCAGTGCCCTGTTTGTCAGAAGATCATCCACGGAGCAGGAAAACTGCCccgacacatgaggacacacactggaGAGAAGCCCTTCCAGTGCTCTGCCTGTGGAGTCCGTTTCACCCG GAACGATAAGTTGAAGATCCACATGAGGAAGCACACAGGCGAGCGTCCTTACCCTTGCCCTCACTGCCCTGCTCGGTTTCTCCATTCGTACGACCTAAAAAACCACCTGTCCCTCCACAGCGGGGCGAGGCCCTTTGAGTGCCCGCTCTGCCACAAGGCCTTTGCCCGAGAGGACCACCTCCAGCGTCACCGCAAGGGACACAGCTGCCTGGAGCTGCGCACACGTCGACCCAGACGTGGGGCTGAGCTTGGGGAGGATGGGAGAGGGGATGAAGGCGAGAGGGAGCAGTCCAACCCTCTGGAGGCCTCGTCTTTACAGGCCCACTCCTCTGCGTTCTTCCCTCACATGATGCTGGATGGTGGGAGTGGATCCGGTGTCGGCCCCCCGCTGATGTTTTCAGGTGATGTCGAGAGGGAGCGATCCATCGCCCTTCAGGCCTTGGCTCAACTTGGGCCTCACAGGCTGGCCGGCTATCCCGAGCTCCTCCTGCGAAGTCTGGAGGAGCTGGCAGGAGGCCGAGAGGCGGAGCGAGAAGATCCAGGAGGAACCCGCTCGCCGGCCGGGCAGCGTGACCGATGGCCTGATGAAGAGGAAAttggagagaaggaagaggaataG
- the LOC117745804 gene encoding LOW QUALITY PROTEIN: NADH dehydrogenase [ubiquinone] flavoprotein 1, mitochondrial-like (The sequence of the model RefSeq protein was modified relative to this genomic sequence to represent the inferred CDS: substituted 1 base at 1 genomic stop codon): MVNYWPYWNESYWNDSVTVGLVHEGCWGSWMLLLHRRMLWGAAARHVAPRLTYNTAAPSQVKPKKAKFGPLSDEDRIFTNLYGRYDWRLKGSVRRGDWYKTKEIMLKGSEWIINEVKVSGLRGRGGAGFPTGMKWSFMNKPSDGRPKYLVVNADEGEPGTCKDREIMRHDPHKLIEGCLIAGRAMGARAAYIYIRGEFYNESSNLQVAIYEAYKAGLIGKNACGSGFDFDVFVMWGAGAYICGEETALIESLEGKQGKPRLKPPFPADIGVFGCPTTVSNVETVAVAPAICRRGGAWFASFGRERNSGTKLFNISGHVNTPCTVEXEMSIPLRELIERHAGGVRGGWDNLLGVIPGGSSTPIIPQHVCNDVLMDFDDLVRAETALGTAAIIVLDKSSDVIRAIARLVEFYKHESCGQCTPCREGVDWMDKMMWRFVGGEAAASEIDMIWELSKQIEGHTICALGDGAAWPVQGLIRHFRPVMESRIAQYNKKNPPRQPDIEMI, translated from the exons ATGGTAAACTACTGGCCTTACTGGAACGAGTCCTACTGGAATGACAGCGTGACGGTTGGTCTTGTTCATGAAGGGTGTTGGGGCTCCTG gatgctgctgctgcatcggCGGATGCTGTGGGGCGCCGCGGCGCGTCATGTCGCTCCGCGGCTGACCTACAACACTGCAGCGCCGTCTCAG GTGAAGCCAAAAAAGGCCAAATTTGGCCCTCTGAGTGACGAAGACAGGATATTCACCAACTTATATGGTCGTTATGACTGgag ACTCAAGGGGTCAGTGAGGCGAGGAGACTGGTATAAGACCAAGGAAATCATGCTGAAGGGATCGGAGTGGATCATAAATGAGGTGAAAGTCTCAGGGCTCCGTGGCAGAGGAGGAGCCGGCTTCCCCACCGGCATGAAGTGGAGCTTCATGAACAAGCCAAGTGACGGCAG ACCTAAGTACCTGGTGGTGAATGCTGATGAGGGGGAGCCTGGGACATGTAAAGACCGTGAGATAATGCGTCACGACCCCCACAAGTTAATAGAAGGCTGCCTGATCGCTGGGAGAGCCATGGGCGCTCGAGCAGCGTACATCTACATCAGAGGGGAGTTTTACAACGAGTCCTCGAATCTACAG GTGGCTATTTATGAGGCATACAAAGCAGGCCTGATAGGAAAGAACGCCTGTGGCTCTGGGTTTGACTTTGACGTGTTTGTGATGTGGGGCGCCGGAGCCTACATCTGCGGGGAGGAGACGGCCCTCATCGAGTCTCTTGAGGGCAAACAAGGAAAACCCAGACTCAAGCCACCATTTCCTGCAGACATAG GTGTGTTTGGATGCCCAACGACCGTCTCCAATGTGGAGACGGTCGCTGTGGCGCCTGCAATCTGTCGTCGAGGCGGTGCTTGGTTTGCCAGCTTTGGGAGGGAGAGGAACTCTGGGACCAAGCTGTTCAACATCTCCGGTCACGTGAACACACCATGCACAGTGGAGTAAGAGATGTCTATTCCTCTAAGGGAGCTAATAGAGAGAcacgcag GAGGAGTGAGGGGCGGCTGGGACAATCTATTAGGAGTGATCCCCGGGGGGTCCTCCACTCCCATCATCCCTCAGCATGTGTGCAACGATGTTTTGATGGATTTCGATGATCTGGTCCGTGCAGAGACTGCACTGGGAACAGCTGCCATCATAGTCCTGGATAAGTCG AGTGATGTGATCAGAGCCATCGCTCGGTTGGTTgagttctacaaacatgagagCTGTGGCCAGTGCACCCCCTGCAGAGAGG GAGTCGACTGGATGGATAAAATGATGTGGAGGTTTGttggaggagaagcagcagcttcAGAGATTGACATGATCTGGGAGCTCAGCAAGCAGATAGAGGGACACACCATCTGTGCCCTGGGAGACGGAGCAGCCTGGCCTGTGCAG GGACTGATCCGCCACTTCCGGCCGGTCATGGAGAGTCGCATCGCTCAGTATAACAAGAAAAACCCTCCAAGACAGCCAGACATCGAGATGATCTGA
- the zbtb7b gene encoding zinc finger and BTB domain-containing protein 7B isoform X3, giving the protein MDAMRRTLPRLRLTVPVPMKTEKVAMSPGEDGLIGIPFPEHSNELLSHLNDQRRTGLLCDLTLTSRGARYPTHRSVMAAVSLYFRGLFGAEEGAGEGGAGFSVCQLDCVAPDALDALLEFAYTATLTIPSSGMRDVLRGAQLLGIQCVADACRDILGETAEGLTTEEQRAQNAATERMAGGENRVERGSRRKMDKKKMRKVVSHHINSSVFNPPPASPISHPSPSSDSFRSLPSTQPPSPEQEELRAKSRQNGGPRGIRKPGKGATLNGGLLHWLHERPHIAQPPTALPLNDKLSEDEDMEAFGDDGMLMESTSVPTSVSDRGAEASAAGVGRKRKSQTPQQCPVCQKIIHGAGKLPRHMRTHTGEKPFQCSACGVRFTRNDKLKIHMRKHTGERPYPCPHCPARFLHSYDLKNHLSLHSGARPFECPLCHKAFAREDHLQRHRKGHSCLELRTRRPRRGAELGEDGRGDEGEREQSNPLEASSLQAHSSAFFPHMMLDGGSGSGVGPPLMFSGDVERERSIALQALAQLGPHRLAGYPELLLRSLEELAGGREAEREDPGGTRSPAGQRDRWPDEEEIGEKEEE; this is encoded by the exons ATGGATGCCATGAGACGCACGCTGCCTCGTCTCCGGCTGACTGTGCCCGTGCCCATGAAGACGGAGAAG GTGGCAATGTCTCCAGGAGAGGACGGTCTGATTGGGATCCCCTTCCCGGAGCACAGCAACGAGCTCCTGTCCCATCTAAATGACCAGAGGAGGACGGGCCTTCTCTGTGACCTCACGCTGACATCCCGCGGGGCACGCTACCCGACTCACCGCTCTGTCATGGCTGCCGTCAGTCTCTACTTCCGCGGGCTGTTCGGGGCAGAGGAGGGGGCCGGCGAGGGCGGAGCAGGTTTCAGCGTGTGCCAGCTCGACTGCGTGGCACCCGACGCCCTGGACGCCCTTCTGGAGTTTGCCTACACTGCCACTCTGACCATCCCCAGCTCCGGGATGAGAGATGTGCTGCGAGGGGCTCAGCTTCTGGGCATCCAGTGTGTGGCTGACGCATGCAGAGACATCCTGGGGGAGACGGCGGAGGGGTTGAcgacagaggagcagagggcccAAAACGCAGCTACTGAGAGGATGGCGGGGGGAGAGAATAGGGTGGAGAGAGGGTCTCGAAGAAAAATGGACAAAAAGAAGATGAGAAAAGTTGTATCGCATCACATCAACTCCTCAGTTTTTAACCCACCACCCGCGTCTCCTATCTCGCACCCTTCACCTTCATCCGACAGCTTCCGCTCCCTGCCGTCGACCCAGCCTCCCAGCCCCGAACAGGAGGAGCTTCGCGCCAAATCCAGGCAGAACGGAGGTCCAAGAGGGATCCGAAAGCCAGGGAAAGGGGCCACACTAAATGGAGGGCTCCTTCACTGGCTGCATGAGCGCCCCCATATAGCCCAACCACCTACTGCCCTGCCCTTGAATGACAAGCTGTCAGAGGATGAGGACATGGAGGCTTTCGGTGACGACGGTATGCTGATGGAAAGCACCTCTGTACCTACCTCTGTCTCTGATCGAGGAGCAGAGGCCTCTGCAGCGGGAGttgggagaaagaggaagtctCAGACGCCCCAGCAGTGCCCTGTTTGTCAGAAGATCATCCACGGAGCAGGAAAACTGCCccgacacatgaggacacacactggaGAGAAGCCCTTCCAGTGCTCTGCCTGTGGAGTCCGTTTCACCCG GAACGATAAGTTGAAGATCCACATGAGGAAGCACACAGGCGAGCGTCCTTACCCTTGCCCTCACTGCCCTGCTCGGTTTCTCCATTCGTACGACCTAAAAAACCACCTGTCCCTCCACAGCGGGGCGAGGCCCTTTGAGTGCCCGCTCTGCCACAAGGCCTTTGCCCGAGAGGACCACCTCCAGCGTCACCGCAAGGGACACAGCTGCCTGGAGCTGCGCACACGTCGACCCAGACGTGGGGCTGAGCTTGGGGAGGATGGGAGAGGGGATGAAGGCGAGAGGGAGCAGTCCAACCCTCTGGAGGCCTCGTCTTTACAGGCCCACTCCTCTGCGTTCTTCCCTCACATGATGCTGGATGGTGGGAGTGGATCCGGTGTCGGCCCCCCGCTGATGTTTTCAGGTGATGTCGAGAGGGAGCGATCCATCGCCCTTCAGGCCTTGGCTCAACTTGGGCCTCACAGGCTGGCCGGCTATCCCGAGCTCCTCCTGCGAAGTCTGGAGGAGCTGGCAGGAGGCCGAGAGGCGGAGCGAGAAGATCCAGGAGGAACCCGCTCGCCGGCCGGGCAGCGTGACCGATGGCCTGATGAAGAGGAAAttggagagaaggaagaggaataG
- the zbtb7b gene encoding zinc finger and BTB domain-containing protein 7B isoform X4, with the protein MSPGEDGLIGIPFPEHSNELLSHLNDQRRTGLLCDLTLTSRGARYPTHRSVMAAVSLYFRGLFGAEEGAGEGGAGFSVCQLDCVAPDALDALLEFAYTATLTIPSSGMRDVLRGAQLLGIQCVADACRDILGETAEGLTTEEQRAQNAATERMAGGENRVERGSRRKMDKKKMRKVVSHHINSSVFNPPPASPISHPSPSSDSFRSLPSTQPPSPEQEELRAKSRQNGGPRGIRKPGKGATLNGGLLHWLHERPHIAQPPTALPLNDKLSEDEDMEAFGDDGMLMESTSVPTSVSDRGAEASAAGVGRKRKSQTPQQCPVCQKIIHGAGKLPRHMRTHTGEKPFQCSACGVRFTRNDKLKIHMRKHTGERPYPCPHCPARFLHSYDLKNHLSLHSGARPFECPLCHKAFAREDHLQRHRKGHSCLELRTRRPRRGAELGEDGRGDEGEREQSNPLEASSLQAHSSAFFPHMMLDGGSGSGVGPPLMFSGDVERERSIALQALAQLGPHRLAGYPELLLRSLEELAGGREAEREDPGGTRSPAGQRDRWPDEEEIGEKEEE; encoded by the exons ATGTCTCCAGGAGAGGACGGTCTGATTGGGATCCCCTTCCCGGAGCACAGCAACGAGCTCCTGTCCCATCTAAATGACCAGAGGAGGACGGGCCTTCTCTGTGACCTCACGCTGACATCCCGCGGGGCACGCTACCCGACTCACCGCTCTGTCATGGCTGCCGTCAGTCTCTACTTCCGCGGGCTGTTCGGGGCAGAGGAGGGGGCCGGCGAGGGCGGAGCAGGTTTCAGCGTGTGCCAGCTCGACTGCGTGGCACCCGACGCCCTGGACGCCCTTCTGGAGTTTGCCTACACTGCCACTCTGACCATCCCCAGCTCCGGGATGAGAGATGTGCTGCGAGGGGCTCAGCTTCTGGGCATCCAGTGTGTGGCTGACGCATGCAGAGACATCCTGGGGGAGACGGCGGAGGGGTTGAcgacagaggagcagagggcccAAAACGCAGCTACTGAGAGGATGGCGGGGGGAGAGAATAGGGTGGAGAGAGGGTCTCGAAGAAAAATGGACAAAAAGAAGATGAGAAAAGTTGTATCGCATCACATCAACTCCTCAGTTTTTAACCCACCACCCGCGTCTCCTATCTCGCACCCTTCACCTTCATCCGACAGCTTCCGCTCCCTGCCGTCGACCCAGCCTCCCAGCCCCGAACAGGAGGAGCTTCGCGCCAAATCCAGGCAGAACGGAGGTCCAAGAGGGATCCGAAAGCCAGGGAAAGGGGCCACACTAAATGGAGGGCTCCTTCACTGGCTGCATGAGCGCCCCCATATAGCCCAACCACCTACTGCCCTGCCCTTGAATGACAAGCTGTCAGAGGATGAGGACATGGAGGCTTTCGGTGACGACGGTATGCTGATGGAAAGCACCTCTGTACCTACCTCTGTCTCTGATCGAGGAGCAGAGGCCTCTGCAGCGGGAGttgggagaaagaggaagtctCAGACGCCCCAGCAGTGCCCTGTTTGTCAGAAGATCATCCACGGAGCAGGAAAACTGCCccgacacatgaggacacacactggaGAGAAGCCCTTCCAGTGCTCTGCCTGTGGAGTCCGTTTCACCCG GAACGATAAGTTGAAGATCCACATGAGGAAGCACACAGGCGAGCGTCCTTACCCTTGCCCTCACTGCCCTGCTCGGTTTCTCCATTCGTACGACCTAAAAAACCACCTGTCCCTCCACAGCGGGGCGAGGCCCTTTGAGTGCCCGCTCTGCCACAAGGCCTTTGCCCGAGAGGACCACCTCCAGCGTCACCGCAAGGGACACAGCTGCCTGGAGCTGCGCACACGTCGACCCAGACGTGGGGCTGAGCTTGGGGAGGATGGGAGAGGGGATGAAGGCGAGAGGGAGCAGTCCAACCCTCTGGAGGCCTCGTCTTTACAGGCCCACTCCTCTGCGTTCTTCCCTCACATGATGCTGGATGGTGGGAGTGGATCCGGTGTCGGCCCCCCGCTGATGTTTTCAGGTGATGTCGAGAGGGAGCGATCCATCGCCCTTCAGGCCTTGGCTCAACTTGGGCCTCACAGGCTGGCCGGCTATCCCGAGCTCCTCCTGCGAAGTCTGGAGGAGCTGGCAGGAGGCCGAGAGGCGGAGCGAGAAGATCCAGGAGGAACCCGCTCGCCGGCCGGGCAGCGTGACCGATGGCCTGATGAAGAGGAAAttggagagaaggaagaggaataG
- the zbtb7b gene encoding zinc finger and BTB domain-containing protein 7B isoform X1 yields MYCRCAEPSGHCVYSVIGWLGGCQLLWEGDGGGIWRVAMSPGEDGLIGIPFPEHSNELLSHLNDQRRTGLLCDLTLTSRGARYPTHRSVMAAVSLYFRGLFGAEEGAGEGGAGFSVCQLDCVAPDALDALLEFAYTATLTIPSSGMRDVLRGAQLLGIQCVADACRDILGETAEGLTTEEQRAQNAATERMAGGENRVERGSRRKMDKKKMRKVVSHHINSSVFNPPPASPISHPSPSSDSFRSLPSTQPPSPEQEELRAKSRQNGGPRGIRKPGKGATLNGGLLHWLHERPHIAQPPTALPLNDKLSEDEDMEAFGDDGMLMESTSVPTSVSDRGAEASAAGVGRKRKSQTPQQCPVCQKIIHGAGKLPRHMRTHTGEKPFQCSACGVRFTRNDKLKIHMRKHTGERPYPCPHCPARFLHSYDLKNHLSLHSGARPFECPLCHKAFAREDHLQRHRKGHSCLELRTRRPRRGAELGEDGRGDEGEREQSNPLEASSLQAHSSAFFPHMMLDGGSGSGVGPPLMFSGDVERERSIALQALAQLGPHRLAGYPELLLRSLEELAGGREAEREDPGGTRSPAGQRDRWPDEEEIGEKEEE; encoded by the exons ATGTACTGTCGTTGCGCAGAGCCCTCTGGGCACTGTGTGTACTCTGTTATTGGATGGCTAGGGGGCTGCCAGTTGCTAtgggagggagatggagggggaaTCTGGAGG GTGGCAATGTCTCCAGGAGAGGACGGTCTGATTGGGATCCCCTTCCCGGAGCACAGCAACGAGCTCCTGTCCCATCTAAATGACCAGAGGAGGACGGGCCTTCTCTGTGACCTCACGCTGACATCCCGCGGGGCACGCTACCCGACTCACCGCTCTGTCATGGCTGCCGTCAGTCTCTACTTCCGCGGGCTGTTCGGGGCAGAGGAGGGGGCCGGCGAGGGCGGAGCAGGTTTCAGCGTGTGCCAGCTCGACTGCGTGGCACCCGACGCCCTGGACGCCCTTCTGGAGTTTGCCTACACTGCCACTCTGACCATCCCCAGCTCCGGGATGAGAGATGTGCTGCGAGGGGCTCAGCTTCTGGGCATCCAGTGTGTGGCTGACGCATGCAGAGACATCCTGGGGGAGACGGCGGAGGGGTTGAcgacagaggagcagagggcccAAAACGCAGCTACTGAGAGGATGGCGGGGGGAGAGAATAGGGTGGAGAGAGGGTCTCGAAGAAAAATGGACAAAAAGAAGATGAGAAAAGTTGTATCGCATCACATCAACTCCTCAGTTTTTAACCCACCACCCGCGTCTCCTATCTCGCACCCTTCACCTTCATCCGACAGCTTCCGCTCCCTGCCGTCGACCCAGCCTCCCAGCCCCGAACAGGAGGAGCTTCGCGCCAAATCCAGGCAGAACGGAGGTCCAAGAGGGATCCGAAAGCCAGGGAAAGGGGCCACACTAAATGGAGGGCTCCTTCACTGGCTGCATGAGCGCCCCCATATAGCCCAACCACCTACTGCCCTGCCCTTGAATGACAAGCTGTCAGAGGATGAGGACATGGAGGCTTTCGGTGACGACGGTATGCTGATGGAAAGCACCTCTGTACCTACCTCTGTCTCTGATCGAGGAGCAGAGGCCTCTGCAGCGGGAGttgggagaaagaggaagtctCAGACGCCCCAGCAGTGCCCTGTTTGTCAGAAGATCATCCACGGAGCAGGAAAACTGCCccgacacatgaggacacacactggaGAGAAGCCCTTCCAGTGCTCTGCCTGTGGAGTCCGTTTCACCCG GAACGATAAGTTGAAGATCCACATGAGGAAGCACACAGGCGAGCGTCCTTACCCTTGCCCTCACTGCCCTGCTCGGTTTCTCCATTCGTACGACCTAAAAAACCACCTGTCCCTCCACAGCGGGGCGAGGCCCTTTGAGTGCCCGCTCTGCCACAAGGCCTTTGCCCGAGAGGACCACCTCCAGCGTCACCGCAAGGGACACAGCTGCCTGGAGCTGCGCACACGTCGACCCAGACGTGGGGCTGAGCTTGGGGAGGATGGGAGAGGGGATGAAGGCGAGAGGGAGCAGTCCAACCCTCTGGAGGCCTCGTCTTTACAGGCCCACTCCTCTGCGTTCTTCCCTCACATGATGCTGGATGGTGGGAGTGGATCCGGTGTCGGCCCCCCGCTGATGTTTTCAGGTGATGTCGAGAGGGAGCGATCCATCGCCCTTCAGGCCTTGGCTCAACTTGGGCCTCACAGGCTGGCCGGCTATCCCGAGCTCCTCCTGCGAAGTCTGGAGGAGCTGGCAGGAGGCCGAGAGGCGGAGCGAGAAGATCCAGGAGGAACCCGCTCGCCGGCCGGGCAGCGTGACCGATGGCCTGATGAAGAGGAAAttggagagaaggaagaggaataG